Within the Apostichopus japonicus isolate 1M-3 chromosome 6, ASM3797524v1, whole genome shotgun sequence genome, the region tgaaatgaaatatactgACAAAAATTACTTGTTAATTTCTTGATTTAATTAATCTTTCGATCTCTTTACTTGAGTGTactacaaaaacaatattttcaataattcTTTTCTGTCATTTCTTCATTCTGTAGTTTGCCGATGTAAGGAACTAATATTATAATGTCCCACCACACAACGTTAACAGTAAGACCACATAAAAATCAAATCAGTTAATATAGGCATTTTCGCATTTTATATAACACCAGTCTTGCATTTACCTTTCCTCGCAGTCAAAACTTCAACTTCGGCTAGacgctttcttttcttttgttgaaCGTCCGAAACATATCATACACTAACAGTTATAAAACGTTCAAAAAACTAAAGGCGAAAACTCAACTGACTGGCTGACGTTGTAGCCAACACAGTTGTCATATGTGTATCGATCATCTCCCTTCCTCATTATCCTCCCTTCCACCCTCCTCCCTCTGGAAATGCTCCATTCTCCCTTCGTTACATCCTTTCCAAGTCTGGTATCAAGATCAACAGATCCAATTTCGTTTTCTATTAAATATTGACCATGCATATTTTTTCTACGAACGGTCCCCACTAAGGTCGTTACCGTGTTGAGAAACATATGGAAACGATGTTTGAAAACACAAACAGGAAGGAATTGGAACCACCGCAGTTTTAAAACAGTTTATTACACACGTACCCTCCACTGAGACAAGAAAATTCAGTCTCGGAATTTTGAAACACAGTTTAAGAATCCATACCAATGTATACTTCCAACAAGCGTAATCTGTTTACTTCATTGCTGTTTCTTGAAACCATCCAGGGACTACTTGAGAGGCACCGTTTCCACATTAATACCCTTGACACACAAATAAGCATAGGCGTGTAAACCGGGTAACTAGAGGGGAATGTTACCATACAACACCTTCGCAATGGTAGGGGGTGGTAGAATATTTTGCCCAGTCACTTCTCCACCTTTAGGGGATGTACTCTATATGGCAGTGCTAAATAATTCAATTGGATCACTTTAGGTGGCAAAAAGGAGTGCCAGGGGATCATTTTGCTTCTCAAAAGTTCAACATGAAGTCGGAATTATGACATGAAAAAATCTACACATTTCGATAAAACAGCGAAATGTGCACAGTTTATACACTCTACAAAATCAAAAATCTGTTCGGGACGACCCCAAACCTTATCCCTCCCCCTTCCGCCTCCCCTCACCCTCTTGTTTGATAGCCTCCAACCTACTGATTCATATGAAGAGTACCAATCACACTTCATTTGTGGTAAAGTTGTGAGAAACAATCCACACTAGTATTATTTATAGGAATTCTGATGAGAATCTAATGATTCGTAATGCATTACTGTATCGGGTAGCTGGAAGCATATGAAGATGATCCCTGCAATTTTCTATCAGCTTATGTTCTTATATTTCTGTATACATGATAAAAGTCGTGGTTCAATGTTTCTATGTGCATGCGCGTATCCAGGAGGCGATGTAGAGTTAaactctccccctccctcctgcCCTGCGCCTTCCTCCTTCTCCCCATCTCTTTCCAATCTCAAGCAACATGTTGAAGTATCGTTATAAAACTGAGACATGGCACCATCATGATCACATTGTCACATCAGTACCAATGTGAGGGACATGGAATTGTATATTCAACAAAAGCTAGTTAAACGTTTTCAGGTTTCTTTCATGATATAACGATTGAATGGTGATCTTGCAGAAGGCTTATCTGTGGTACCAAATTACCAAAAACTATAAGTCTTTAGCTCTACGTCTTCATCGAAATCATTTTGACATCAGGAGTCGAGGAGCTCAAGCATGTTTCCCCTAAGCTGGCAACCGGTAGTGCTAGGTGTTAggaaaatgtaatataatgCATGGACGGAAGAGGTGTGGGGAGGAATGGGTGGTAGGTGAGAGTGTATGTACTTAAAGTGTACGCTCTTTTCTATCTAATATGTACAGCGTGTTCATGCTTGGAATGTATAAGTTTCCAACGTTTTCAGTGAGAACAAAGGATTAGAAATGTCATGTATTATAtcaagaaataatatttcaatgtctttgtttgtttatggaTCAATAAATTGTACCGTGATCTCATTTTGTCACTTAGCCTGTACGCAATTAAATATGTCTCTCGTTGACAGCGAAATATGATCTAAGCAGATATCCGGACAGATGGTAAAGATCAATTGATTATTGTTCATAGAGAGGACTTCAAGGTGTAAATTATCTAGAAGGAAATGCAACGAGTTTTAGATCCACCTCTTGATAGCCAAAATCTttataattacatatttttgaTGTACTTCAAAATCCCGGATGGATTGTGATACTACCAGTCAGTCTTCACCGGGTGTAAGTTCAAGTAGTTACCAAATTTCATCTCCTGCAAAATCATAGAAGAACTTCTTTGTATCAATTCCAGATTGGTTGTACATAAATGGAAGTTGATTTTATTTCCGAGCAAACAGTCTGGTGCAAGTCTTCCAGCAATAAGAAATTCTGAAAGCTCCATGCAACATGTTTCGATTATATTCACCGTGTATAGTCCTTCTCCTTGGTGTGTTTTGTGGTGAGTATAatctttcctttctttctctttccagATTTACATGATATTTAGATTTTCCCACGAACTCATTACTGAATTAAACATTACTCACTCAACTTAATAGATCTCCTTTTCCTTTTAACTGTTGTGAAAACAGTTGTGTTCTAACCTACTTTACGTCATTATTAATCTAGATGTTAAAGTTAAGAGCGATATCCAAGTCTAGCATCGGTGCCTTACAAGGAATAGTATACCTTACCTACTTAATTGAAGGCTAGGCTATATAATTTGTGCCTATCCTATACTACAGGTGCTTTACCTGGGATATGCGGTGTCTAACCAATAGAATATGTGCATTTACAATAGGGGTCTAATATAGGAATTGTGCCTAACCTATGTGATAACTATAGGGGTCTAACCTAAGTTATGTGGCTAACCTATACGATCACTAGGTACCTATAAACTAGGATATGTCCCTAAAAATGTTTCTCGTTTTAAGTAACGTCAAGGACATAGACGCAGGCTTGTCCAATTGTTCTTTTCGCGTGATTATCTCTCCGGTTGATGGTTGATCTAAGACATTTATCGCAAGTCAGAACAAGTCATAAGTCACATGATATTCAGCATTAAGACAGCGGCTCACGGATCACAATACCAAAATAAAGTTTGTCAATTGAAGCTATGAAAGAAGTTACTGACTACGACTAGTTTATTGCCAGTGTTATCTTTTGCCTTACTCTTTAATAATATCGGGCTCTATCAAGTTTGTAAGTAAAAAGTTGTAAACTGTCTATAAATGCCACAAACTTGCAAACATGCACAATAAGTTTAAATTTCGAAAAAATCGGGAAAACGATGGTATTATTTTGCTCACCATTATTCTTTTAACTCAAGGTATGTATTTATAAACTTattataacttatatatattatattatatataatataagttATAGGGTATTAAAAACTAATACAATCGCTCAAAACGAATGATTGTCAAAGGATTCTCACATCATCGCAAGAGAAATAAGTGAAAAGATGCAACCAAgaatttcattgaaatatctgTTATTGTTTCCTTATGTTTTGCTACATCGCCTATAACATGGTAACTAATAAATTATCAACATTACTTTGTGTAGAAATAAAATGCAGGAAGAAACGGCCTTGTAAGACAAAATGGCGCCATGTCATTATAAAATGTTACCTGTTCTCAAAGTTGGTTATTTTTGATATAGATATAGAATTCTCAAACAGGGAGTCACTCACTAACGCGAAAAATTATATTTAGCCAGTAATAGGTAAATCGGTACATTGTTAATATGGAGTTTTGTAACACGCTAATTTTGCTTTTGGTTTAACAATGTGGATGTAGGTGAAGATAATGTTTcgtcatgtgttttttttttttcttctctattttTTCCCTTCTAGTTTTAGTGTCTTCGACTTCGACAACTGTTCAACGTGATACTAAAGATGCTAGATTGGACGTCATTCCTCCAAATGGCCTaattgagaaatatttcaatgaaagaGAGAAACTGGACCAACATGAAGATCATCTTAGTCAGAGAATGAATGAACTGATCCCGGAAGAGCGTAACGTATGGAGAGACCTTTCAAAGTTAGAGAAGTACCACAAGCTCCATTACGTCAAACGACTCCGTCCTAACGAGGAAGACTCAACAAAAGAACTTGAAGGAGCAGAGAGGTTGGCTGAACCGATTCCCGAGAAAAGCAGTCCATTACGTAACATCGATAACGAGTTAGATCTTCGAGTTGCTAACTACATCACGAATTATCTAAGATCGGAAGGACTGTCAGCAGGGGCAGAGGACGTATTGGACAGAGATGAAGATTTGCCTGAACCACAGAGGCGATTTCTCTTTACGTTAGGGCTCCACTTACTCGGCCATGTCGTGCACCATGTTGTCCATCACTTATTTGGATAGTTTCGTTCAGGCTCACAGCATTTCTAATAGTTTCCCTTTTTTCAAAGTAGCTTTATTTAATAAGTTGTAGAGCAAAATCAGATTTTCGAGTCGGTTATTTATGGTTTGTCAATCGAAGTAGGTAATATTACCGTTTATTTAAAGTTCATCACAAGTTTTCCAACCGTTTGTATTTGATCGACAATGATATCTTAACTAGATCTGTGAAGAGCTATAACGTAACATAAGGAGCATATAATCATCATCACTATGGTGATTACAATGCATGAGTAACTGACGATGGTTTTGTTACACAGCATTGTATTCGCCTGGTTTTAGAGCACTAAATTTCTAGTATCGAGAGAAAAACAATGGAAAATGTAATTAATACTTTACcttgtaaattaaatatattacagtACACATTAGCTATATACGCCTTACCTGTTGTTCCTTGTGGTTTTAAATATAAATGGATTTCTGAGAAGACATGAACCGAAAGTTAAATATACTCAAATTAGACAGTACTTTCCAAATGTAGCTTCAGGAGTCATTTTTGTGTTAATTGCAAACTTTCACTGTACGACACGAGTTATTACGAAATTTAAGTAATTATTTACCTTCGGATAATAACGCTTGAGTTGCCAGGACTTCCAATCTAATAAGTTTCAAGCTTGAGGGTTTCCAGAGAAGAGGTTGTAACACCTCAACACCTAGCCGCTTCGCGCCCCACCTCCGCGCCATGCCCGTACTCAAAATTCCCTATTGAGGGGACTCAAATATTAACTTATGGCCATCtcgaatggggggggggggtgggagatcTAAGGTGACTCCGGTGTCCCCTCTCGTATGCGAATTTTTTATTTAAGTaagagggcttagatgcaaaatgataGTGTCATTTACATCACTTTATTTCGACTACAGTTGTATAGTACATGTTTCCAATATTATTGTGTATTAATATATTATCAGCCATCGTTTGCACCCGCAATGGTGGGAGGGCATGCCTTTTACAACACATTACTTCTGTCAACAGTATGGTTCGCAGCATACCGAACAGTCCCAATTGGCGTTCAACAAATGCAATACATAACTTTGTCTGCACATCTACCCCCAGTGTGTGGAATAACATCCCCTTTCGATTTCCACCAGTCCCATTAACTTATTAGCTTACACTTTAATGCTCATGTGCTGTTCACGTTTTGTCGATACATATAGATTTATGTCTTTCGAATGCAGAGACATTAGGCTCCGAACTTACCCCGTGTATCTCTCTCTTCTTTCAACCCGTATCGCTTCCTTCTTCTACAGTAGTCATTAACACGTTAATGTTATCAACTACTTACCTGAAAATCAAATCTGATAATATAGTAACCTCCGTGTAAAGGCACACAAAACTCGGGGTCAGTATTTCTGACGATCGGAGACCTTTGGTTGCTTTAAGTGAGAGACTCGTAGAGTTGAGCTTGGATGAAGAATTTGGTAGTAAAGTATTTGATATGGTTGCCAGAGATTTAAAGATGAAGGGGCTGCAATACGAAGGAGAAGACCCACCTGGCCGTTTTGAAGATTTAACTCCTTTGCAACGTCGACGTTGCCACTTTTCCTGGAGGATGGCGTTCCATATTGTCGGTAAAATTCTGCGTGCTCTCCTGCCTCTAATCATCCGTGTACTTGGTTGATATCTTTGGCAGCTCGTCATTGATTTCTCCTGATAAGAGTCGAATGGGTAATAATCATATAGTTGGTAATGGTATTATAGGTTGTAGAACTACATATCAGTATAGTAGTTGCCATGCACAAGGAAATGAAAGATACTGACAAAAATTACTTACTAATTTCCAAGGGGGGagtacaaaaacaatatttcaataattatttTCTGCCATATCTTCATTCTGTGGTTTGCCACAGTAATGAACATATACTAATATATTAATGTCCCATCAACCAACGTTAACAGTAAGATAACATAACAATCAAATCAATTAATATAGGCATTTTCacgttttcttttattttgttgaacatccgaaatatatcataaacttacagttaaaaaaatatataaaaaaacaaaagtccaaaattCAACTAAGTGACTGGCTGACAGTGGTACGTGGTAATCAACATACAGTAGTTCTCAATTCTTTGTCGATCATCacccttcctccctcctccctcctccctccggAAATACTTCATCTTCCATTTGTTACATCCTTTCCGAGTCTGGTATCAAGATCAACCGAAACCGATTACGTTTTCTATAGATATTGACCATATTTTTATACGAACGTCCCTACTTAAGTCGTTACCGTGTTGAAAAACATATGGAAACGATGTTTGAAAAAACAAGCAGAAAGGAATTGGAACCACCGCAGTTTTAAAACAGTTTATTACACACGTACCCTCCACTGAGACAAGAAAATTCAGTCAGTCTCGGAATTTTGAAACACAGTTTAAGAATCCATATACAATGTATACTTCCAACAAGCGTAATCTGTTTACTTCATTGATATTTCTTGAAACTATCCAGGGACTACTTGAGAGGCACCTTTTCCACATTAATACCCTTGACACATAAATAAGCATAGGCGTGTAACCCGGGTAACTAGAGGGGAATCTTACCATACAACACCTTCGACAGTGGTAGGGGGTGGAAAAATATTTTTGCCGCAGTCACTTCTTCACCTTTAGGGGATGTACTCTATATAGCAGTGCTAAATTATTCAGTTGGATCACTTTAGGTGGCAAAAAGGAGTGCCAGGGAATCATTTTTGATTCTCAAAAGTTCAACATGAAGTCGGAATTATGACATGATAAAATCTACACATTTCGATAAAACAGCGAAATGTGCACAGTTTATACACTCTACAAAATCAAAAATCTGTTCGGGACGACCACAAACCTGATCCCTCCCCCTTCCGCCTCCCCTCACCCTCTTGTTTGATAGCCTCCAACCTACTGATTCATATGGAGAGTACCAATCACACTTCCTTTGTGGTAAAGTTGTGAGAAACAATCCACACTAGTATTATTTATAGGAATTCTGATGAGAATCTGATGTTTCGTAATGCATTACTGTATCGGGTAGCTGGAAGCATATGAAGATGATCCCTGCAATTTTCTATTAGCTTATGTTCTTATATTTCTGTATACATGTTGAAAGTCGTGGTTCAATGTTTCTATGTGCATGCGCGTATCCAGGAGGCGATGTAGAGTTAcagtctccccctccccctgccctgCGCCTCCCTCCTTCTCCCCATCTCTTTCCAATCTCAAGCAACATGTTGAAGTATCGTTATAAAACTGAGACATGGCACCATCATGATCACATTGTCACATCAGTCTCAATGATAGGGAAATGGAATGGGGATTGTATATTCAACAAAAGCTTGTTGCGGTTAAAcgttttcatgtttctttcatgATATAACGATTGAATGGCGATCTTGCAGAAGGCTTATCTGTGGTACCAAATTACCAAAGATTATATGTCTTTAGCTCTACGTCTTAATCGAAAACAATTTTTGATATCAGGAGTGGTGGAGCTCAAGCATGTGTCCCATGAGCTGGCAATCGGTAGTGCTATGCAAGATGTAATATGACGCATggacggaaggggggggggggaaaaacGGGTGGTAGGTGAGAGTGTATGTACTTAAAGTTTACGCTATTTTCCCTCTAATATGTACAGCGTGTTCATGCTCGGATGTATAAGTTTCCAACGTTTTCAGTGAGAACAAAGGATTAGAAATTTGTATGAtcaagaaataatatttcactttctttgtttgtttatggaTCAATAAATTGTACCGTGATCTCATTTTTGCACTTAGCCTGCCACGTAATTAAATATGTCTTTCGTTGACAGTGAAACCTACTTAAGCAGACATCCGGACATATGGCAAAGATCAATTGATTATTGTTGGTAGAGAGGACTTCAAGGTGTAAATTACCTAGAAGGAAATGCAACGAGTTTAAGATACACCTCTTGAAAGAATAATctttttaattacatattttttatatacttCAAAATCCCGGATTGATTGTGATACGACCAGTCAGTCTTCACCGGGTGTAAGTTTAAGTTGTTACCAAATATTTCATCTCCTGCAACATAATAAATAAACTTCTTCGTATCAATTCCAGATTGTTTGTACATAAATAGAAGTTGATTCAATATCCGAGCAAACAGTCGGGTGCAAGTCTTCCAGCAATAAGGCATTCTGAAAGCTCCTTGCAACATGTTTCGATTATATTCACCGTGCATAGTCCTTCTCCTTGGTGCGATTTGTGGTGAGTTCatacttttcctttctttctctttccagATTTACATGATATTTAGATTTTCCCACGAACTCATTACCTGAATTAAACATTACTCACTCAACTTAATAAATCTCATTTTCCTTCTAAATGTTGTGAAAACAGTTTTATTCTAACCTATTTTACGTCTTTATTAATCTAGATGTTAAAGTTAAGAGCGATATCCAAGTCTAGCATCAGGGCTTTACATGGAATAATGTACATTACCTACTTAATTGCAGGCTAGGTTATATAATTTGTGCCTAACCCATACTATAGGTTCTTTACCTAGGATATGCGGTGTCTAACCAATAGAGTATGTGCATTTATAATAGGTGCCTAATCCAGGAAATGTGCCTAACCTATGTGATAACTATAGGGGTCTAACCTAAGTTATGTGGCTAACCTATACGATCACTAGGTATCTAACAACCAAGGATATGTCACAAAAATGTTTCTCGTTTTAAGTAACGTCATGGACATAGCCACAGGCTTATCCAATTGTTTTTGTTCGAGTGATTATCTCTCTGGTTGATGGTTGATTAAATACTTTTTTCGCAAGTCAGAACAAGTCATAAGTCAAGTCACATGCTATTCAGCATGAAGACAGTGGCTCACGGATCACAATACCAAAATAAAGTTTGTCAATTGAAGCTATGAAAGAAGTTACTGACTATGACTAGTTTATTGCCAGTGTTATCTCTTGCCTTACTCATTAGTAATATCGGGCTCATTTAAGTTGTTAGTAAAAACTTGTAAACTGTCTATAAAATGCCACAAATTTGCAAACGTGCACAATTATTTTACACTTCgaaaaatttgtgaaaacaaTGGTATTGTTTTTCTCACCTTTATTCATTTAACTCAAATAGAAAACATTACCTATTGTGTATGCCATCGCATTATACGAGGCATACATGTATTAAAAACTAAGGATCGCTGAAAAACGATAGATTGTCAAAGGATTCCTAAATCATTGCAaggaaaataagtaaaaagatGCAACCAAgaatttcattgaaatatcagttATTGTTTCCTTATGTTTCGCTACATCGCTTATAACATGacaaataattaataatcaatACCTAAAGTAAAATGAAGCccccatggcctagttggttaggagATCGGCATATAAATAGGAGGCAGGAACACGAATTAGGTAAAAAATTGAATATGGAGTTTTGTTACACGCTGGGTTTGCTCTTGCATGCTCGGCTCTTGGTTCTACCAATGTGGACTTAAGTGAAGATACTGGTTCGACATAGGGTTTTTTCCtcttctttctatttttgttccttctattTTTAGTGTCCTCGTCTCCAACAACTCTTCAACGTGATGCTAAAGATGTTAGATTGGACGACATTCCTCCAAATGGCCTGattgagaaatatttcaataaaagaGAGAATCTGGACCAATATGAAGATCATCCTAGTCAGAGAATGAATGAACTGATCCCGGAAGAGCGTAACGTATGGAGAGACCTTTCAAAGTTAGAGAAATACCACAAGCTCCATTACGTCAAACGACTCCGTCCTAACGAGGAAGACTCAACAAAAGAACTTGTAGGAGCAGAGAGGTTGGCTGAACCGATTCCTGAAAACAGCAGTCCATTACGTAACATCGATAACGAGTTAGATCTTCGAGTTGCTAACTACATCACGAATTATCTGAGATCGGAAGGACTGTCAGCAGGAGCAGAGGACGTATTGGACAGAAATGAAGATTTGCCTGAACCACAGAGGCGATTTATCGGCAGGTTAGCGTTTCGCATACTCAGTCGAGTCCTCCGCCATCTTTTGCCATATTTGCTAAGAGTCGTATTTGGATAGTTTCCTTCAGGCTCACAGCAATTTCAAATAGTTTGCTTATTTTTCAAAGCAGCTTAATAAGTTGTATAGAGACAAATGAGCTTTTCGAGTCGGTTATTAACGTTTTGTCAATCAAAGTAGGTAATGTTACCGTTTATTTAAAGttgattacaagtttttattttttgcgGGTATAGGTTACCAAAACTAGACCTGGATAGAGTAGTCAGGTCACATATGGAGCAAGATGCAtgcttgttttcttttcttattattatcattataatgaTGATTACATTGCATGAGTAGCCTAACTGACGCTGGGCTTGTTCTTTTTAGAAAATTTAGAGCTCTGAAACCTGGCGACTACACTGTATTGTACTCCCCAGGTTTCAGAGCACTAAATTTTCTACAAAGAAACAATGGAGTATGAAGATACCTTACCATGTTAATTAAATGTATTATATTACACATTAGCTATATGCGCCATACATGTTGTTCCTTGTGGTTTTAATAAATGGATTTCTGGGAAGACATGCACCGAAAGTTAAAGATACTCAATTTAGACAGTACTTTTCAATGTAGGAGTAATTTTTGTGTTGACTGCAAGTAAGTAAGAAATTTGCGTCTATATTAACCTTCAGATAGTAACGCTTAAGTTGCCAGGACTTCCAAACAATTTAGTTTCTCGCTTGCAGGTAATCGAGTTGCCAGATGAACGGGTTGAATCCACTCACCACCCAGCCGCTCCGCGCCCCACCTGTGCGCCATGCCCGCACTCACATTTCCAATACTGAGGGGACACAAATAATAACTGATGTCCAtcccaagggggggggggtctaaggggaatcCGGTGTCCCTTTCCTATGCGCATTTTACATTGAAGTAAGAAGTTGAAGTTCCAATATTCGTGTGTATTATTAAATGTAAGCCATCGTTGGCACCCCGCAATAGCGACAGTGCATGCCtgttacaatatattatttGTGTCAACAATATGGTGAGCAGCATACCCCCAACTCTCCcaattggcgttccataaattCCATACATGACGTTATCTGCTCACATCTATACCCACAGGGAGTGGAATAACATCCCCTTTCCATTTCCACCAGTCCCATTAACTTACTAGCTTACACTTTAATGATCATGTTGCTACAGATTGGCTGTTCACGTTTGCAGATACATGTAAATCTGCCTCCATTATCCAGAGACATACGAATCTGACCTTACCCCAGTCCATCTCTCCCTCTTTCAACCCGTATCACTTCCTTCTTCTGCAGCTTCTGCAGTCTTATACACGTTAATGTAATAACCTAATTGCCTGAACAGCAGATAGTTACTGACCTAGTACCCTACGTGTTATTTATCACTACCCAAGCCTTCAcattttaatacaaacacaaataagcAGATGACCATGTCCATACCCATCTCAATCATTTTCATAGCAATGTTTTTCGCGCGGTCGTAGTGCCGTTAAAAGTGGCAATTTCAACATCATCTGAATATTGATCTGACCGCTTTCCCTTCCGCCCAACTCAAGTCTCTGTCAGCAACCCTGCACTCCATTACAAGTTGTGCCAGTTCCCACCAGAATCACTTGAGTATACCATGAAAAACTCCCCATGGAAAACACCAACAATTATTACATCTCGCATACAAATGTAGGAATTACTGCCCGATTAGCACCCCTTGAAGCAAAAATGAACCTTAATTTTTGTAGGTACAACCCGAAAATCGCAAGTGGGTATGTCCAGCCTGTTACTCACGGAGACCGCTGGAGATTGAAGAGGGGGCTGGGAGGGATGCATCAACTTTGGGGGCCCTAGACTAATTGCACACTGCCCCCACTGGATAATTCGGTGCAATTAGCTGATATTTGCTTTAAACATTGTGTTAACGGTGTTATATAAGCCTAGCTGAAGTCTCTTTTCTCCAACGCTTGTTTTGAGAACTGACCAACTTTTATTACTAAACATAACATTACTGGCTTATAGTAAATAGGGAATATATTTAATGAACTCTATATGAACTCATATAATGGTAAGGTATAAATTTGATGTACTCTGTTAATCATAGTTACATATAACAATAGGGAATATATACTCTGTTAATTCCTTGTGACTCATTTGAAGTCCCAATGATCATTTCATGATCAATGATACAACCCTCCTTCTGCCTGGCATGCCGGTTCCTAAGCCAGAGGGTGAACCCGCCCCGCTGTTTTCCTCATTTTACTTGCTATCATTTTGGTGAAAGTGATCTCAAAGGATACGAAGAAGGCAAAAGGTGTTAGTCCAGACACAAGGAAACAACATGATATCGAACAAAGCACTGCATACAACAACAACGCTTACTCCATATCCTAAACACTGGTACCAAACTGAGATTGACGTTAATGAATCATATACTTAGTCCTCAACTAAAGGTCCAATTGTTCTCATACCGAGTTATCGGTATTTTCAGTCCCTTTGTATAAATTGATAGGATTAACACATTTACATCGATAGTACTGTATACTATGAatcccaagggcgtaggaaccgggggctgggggcgccagccccccagtgaaaaatatgggggtgGAAGtattattccgccccccccccgcttcgctagtcagaaaacccctatttcatttctcaataaatgataacaacattcgTCATTTTAGCAGaaaacattttggcagaaaaaaatctcatttggagcaccaaattgcatctaaggccaggtgaaaatgcaaaattatttacaaaatggagtgggtgttgaagtgcaggtgctatattgcaccaaattgcatctgaggccacctggaaatgcaaaaaaaaatccaaaggggagggggacacccttagacccctcccccaggccggccatcagtcttcagccccccccccccactcaaaagtaccttcctacgccactgaattgAATCCATTTGTTCGCCGCTGTTTGACCTAGTTTTAACAGTGTGTTTCTTCAGACCCAACGAATGCAAAGAC harbors:
- the LOC139969208 gene encoding uncharacterized protein, with protein sequence MFRLYSPCIVLLLGVFCVLVSSTSTTVQRDTKDARLDVIPPNGLIEKYFNEREKLDQHEDHLSQRMNELIPEERNVWRDLSKLEKYHKLHYVKRLRPNEEDSTKELEGAERLAEPIPEKSSPLRNIDNELDLRVANYITNYLRSEGLSAGAEDVLDRDEDLPEPQRRFLFTLGLHLLGHVVHHVVHHLFG
- the LOC139969206 gene encoding uncharacterized protein; protein product: MFRLYSPCIVLLLGAICVSSSPTTLQRDAKDVRLDDIPPNGLIEKYFNKRENLDQYEDHPSQRMNELIPEERNVWRDLSKLEKYHKLHYVKRLRPNEEDSTKELVGAERLAEPIPENSSPLRNIDNELDLRVANYITNYLRSEGLSAGAEDVLDRNEDLPEPQRRFIGRLAFRILSRVLRHLLPYLLRVVFG